AAACGACCTTGTTCATCTCTCGGAATTTACAACGGACGAGTCTTATTATGTCATGACTTTCCGAATGTCAAATGAAACGAAAAAAATATGGATAGACCCTTATGCACAATGCGCCGTAGCCCGGATCAGGCATTTTGATAACGACGGAACGCTGTTTATGGAAAAAGAGTTTTCACGTTTCGAAAATATCGACGGAAATTTTATGCCCCGTTATGTCCGAATTATCAAGCCCAACGAAAAAGATCTGCTCAGTATTTTTTTTAACGTGCGCACTTTGAATAAATCATTTAACAGTAACTTGTTTACTATCAGGTATCCGGACGATGTTAAGATCATTGAACAAAACTAAATTACTATGAGTAACCCTTTAGACACCGCTCGTGTATTGACGCGAAGAGAACAACCGTCACTCGATATTTCCGTGATTATCCCTTTACTCAACGAAGAAGAATCATTGCCGGAGTTGACAGACAGAATTCAAGCTGCAATGGCGGGTATGAATCGTTCTTTCGAAATAATTTATATTGATGACGGAAGTACCGACCGGTCTTTTGAAGTGATTCATAAGTTAAAATCCAAGTATGATTTTATCAAGGCTATTCAATTTCGGAAAAATTACGGTAAATCGGCCGCACTTGCCGAAGGTTTTAAAATAGCTATGGGCCGCTATGTGATCACTATGGATGCAGACCTACAGGACGATCCTGCAGAAATTCCTAACCTGATAACTAAGCTCGAAGAAGGATTCGATCTTGTTTCAGGTTGGAAGAAAAGACGATTTGACCCTCTCAGCAAAACGATTCCGTCGAGATTTTTTAATTTTGTTACGCGCGTGATGACGGGGATCACGCTGCACGATTTTAATTGCGGACTTAAAGGATACCGAAGCGAGGTGGTACGGGATGTGAGTTTATACGGAGAACTTCACCGGTACATTCCCGCGCTGGCCAAATGGGAAGGGTACCAGCGCATCACAGAAATCGTCGTTCAACACCATCCTCGAAAGTACGGCTATAGTAAATTCGGCCTGTCACGTTTTGTAAAAGGGTTTCTGGATCTCGTTACTGTTGTATTTTTAACCCGTTATACGAAACGTCCGCTTCATTTTTTCGGTTTGATCGGCACTTTTTTTCTTATGATGGGTTTAGGCATCAATACCTATCTCACCGTCGAATGGTTCATGGGCTCTCCTATCGGAAGCCGCCCGATTCTCTTTTTGGGTATTCTTCTCGTGTTGGTTGGTATTCAGATCATTACCACCGGGCTTATCGGTGAAATGATCACGCATCATTTTCAGAAACAGCGGGAATTTCCTATCCGGGAAAAAATCGATTAGACACACTTAACCTTTTCCTTCCCAATGCCTGAAAAAAAATCCGACATCAAGACTATTGCTACCAATCGAAAAGCGCGTCACGAATACGAAATTATAGACACGATCGAAGCAGGTATCGCGTTATTGGGCAGTGAGGTTAAGTCCCTGCGGGAAGGCAAAGTGAATATGCAGGACAGCCACGCGCGTATCGAAAAAGGCGAAGTAATCCTTTATCACGTCCACATACCCGAATATAAACAGGCTAATCTTAATAACCATCCGGAATACCGACCCAAAAAACTGTTGCTGCACCGCGCTCAGATTCGAAAACTTCAAAGACAGGTTGAGGAAAAAGGTATGACGCTCGTCCCGCTTTCATTGTATTTTAACGAAAAAAACATCGTCAAAGTTCAATTGGCCGTCGCACGGGGCAAGAGGCTCTACGATAAGAGAGAATCTATCGCCAAACGGGACGCCGACCGCTCGCTGCAGAGGGAACTAAAGCGGAAATAACGCGTACAATTTTCGTTGCATTAAAAACTTTTGTACATTATGTTGGTTTATCACTTCTACTTGTTCATCCGCTTCCAAAATTAATTTCGATCATATTTTTCGTATATATTCTGCTTTAAATTAACAACTATTTTTGAAGGAGGTTGTTTATGAAAACAGTCAGCCATATTATCTCCGGGCGGGAACTGTATTGTATTGCGCTGGGGTCGTCTATCTATGATGCCATCCAATTCATGGCTTCAAAAAACATCGGCGCCGTCGTCATCGTGGATAATCTTCAGACAAAAAGATTGCGCGGCATTTTCTCCGAGCGGGATCTGATGAAACGAGTGGTGCTGGAAGGTTTAGATGTGAAGACGACCAAGATTGACGATGTCATGACAAAAAATGTTGCAGTTGGCAATGCCGGCGAAGCTTACGACGCCTGTCTGGAAACAATGAAAAAGATCCGGTCGCGCCATCTCCCTATCGTGGATGGGGAAAAACTGATTGGCATGGTCTCTATGCGCGACTTGATGGAAATCAAGATCGCGGAGGGAACAGAAGAAATTAAAATGATGAACGCATATATTCATGACATGCCCAACTCGATGCTCTAATGAGTATTGACCCCGTACTGTGGCAAAAGGCTTTGCGCCAATTTAACGAGGAAAATTTTTTTGAATGCCACGAAACGCTTGAAGTTAACTGGCTGACTGAAAAGGATGAGGAACAAAGAAACTTATTGCAGGGAATTATACACATGGCCGCCGCTCTATTACATCGCCGCAAGAATAATAATGTCGGATATCGCAGGCAATTAGAGAAGGGATTGATAAAACTGAATGGCGTACGATTAAACGTGTATGATGAGAAGTTAAGAACAAATCTCTCTGAGTTCTATAAAACGGTAGCCACTGATACTTTTCCTCATTTTCCGAAAATCAACTTTACCGCGTCGGAAGCATTACGATAAATTTTGAGCCGGCCCCGACCTCGCTATCAACGTGAATGTTTCCGTTATTTTCCGCAATCAGCCTGCTGCAAATAGATAATCCCAGCCCCATACCCTCGTTTTTTGTCGTATAAAACGGATTAAATATTTTTTCAAGGCTTTCTTCCGGAATACCGCAGCCGGTATCGGCGATTTCGATTGCTACAAAAGGAAGTTTCTTATCAAAAAGGTCATCCGACCAATGCAGATGCGGAAGATCGCCGATCGTAGTCGTGTAAGTCTTTACAGTCAGATTACCGCCTTCGGGCATGGCCTGGATCGCATTTAAAAAAATATTCATTAAGACCTGTTCCACCTGATGCTGATCGGCATATATCTGCGGAACAACGTCTGAAAATTCTTCCCTAAAAATAATTTGTTTATTCGTTAGTTGAGTAGCTATCAACAGATAAATACTGTCAATGACCGTTTCCACATTAAAATAATTACGTGCCGGTTTGACCGGTTTGGCAAATTTGAAGAAATCCATCAGCAAATTATTGACGCGGTCAATTTCACGAACGATGCGGCTAACCAGTTCCAACCGCCGGTCATTTTCTTCAAACGATTCTTCCAGCACTTGCGCCGCGGCCTTGATTCCGCCGAGCGGGTTCCTTACTTCATGGGCAATACCGGTTGCCAATTCGCCCATCGTGGCCAATCGGTCCATGCGTTCTACTTGCTTGCGCATCAACTGCATTTCTGTCAAGTCACGGAAGGTAATGATCACGCCGATCTGCTCTGTTTTTTCATTCAACGGCGTTGTGCTGAATCCGATCGGAATAACGCTTCCGGATTTTGAAATTAATTTGACTTCCTTACTTTCAAATCGTTTATTTTCGATCAGCATCAGGTCAATGATTTTACCGTTTTTCTCCGGTTCCGCTACGATGTCGATCATATTTCTTCCGAGCAGTTCTTCGATCTTATAATCCAGCGTTTTAGCCGCGTTCACATTCACAAAAGTGATAGCCCCTTTCATATCCATACAAATAATACTGCTGCTCATATTTTGTATGATATTGCGATAAAACTTATAAACGCGTTCGATGAGTTTATATTTTTCGTGCAGTGCGCGCTGTTCTTCAAGCCATTCCTTCGGAATACCCTTGGCCGGCGTGGGGGTCGTGGATGTTTGGGCGTCGCCGGATTCTTTTCTTTCCGCCTTGCGATTTTGAATGCGCTGATCAAGGGGAATCAGGTCGCTCAATTCCTTATTGAGTAATTCAAAAGCTTCTTTTTTCTCTTCGAACCTTTTACTCATGCATTCGTCTTTCTAATCGCCTTATAACAGGCTGTAGGGATCCATTTCAATTCCAATTTGTACTTTAGCATCGCGATACTGCGCATCATGGCGTGACAGGGTTTCTGAGATTAGCCTGCGTGTGTGAACGCCTGATTTATCAAACGACTTACTTACTTTGATCAAGATTTGCCAACGGTAGTGATTTCTAATTTTCGCTATGGGCGCCGATACCGGACCCATGAGATCAAATTGATTTTTAACCCATGACCTGCGTCCAATTTCGTCGCGGAGAATATCGCAAAAATGTCCGGCATGTTCAACAACTTTCTTCTCATCCTGGCTTTTGAATTGAATTAGAACAAGCCTGCTAAACGGCGGATACATCAGTTCCCTGCGAAAATCGATTTCCTCTTTGTAAAATGAAGCGTAGTCGTGGTTCTGAGCAAATACGATCGCAGAACGTTCCGAATTGTAGGTTTGGATAAAAACTTTACCCAATTTATCTTTTCGTCCGGCTCGACCTGCAACCTGCGTGAGCAACTGAAACGTTCTTTCCGATGACCTGAAATCCGGGAGAAGTAAGCTGGTATCTGCAGAAATTACACCGACCACCGTCACGTTTTCAAAATCCAGGCCTTTTGCAACCATTTGGGTTCCAAGGAGAATAGGCGCTTCACCGCTTTGAAATTTTTCCAGAATCTTGCCGTGTGCGCCTTTTGTTCTTGTTGTATCCAGATCCATACGTACTACCGAATCGGGGCCGAACATGTCTTTAAGTTGTTCTTCAACTTTTTGGGTTCCTATTCCGTGATTTAATATATACGCATTGCCGCATGTCGGGCATTCGCGGTATGCCGGGATCGTATGGCCGCAGTAATGACAGCGTAATCTAAACTGATGACTGTGAAAAGTTAGCGTGATAGAACAGTGAGGACACTCCCCGATAAATCCGCAATCGTAACACTCCACATAATTTGCATAACCGCGGCGGTTCTGAAAAAGGATAATTTGCTGCTTATACCGTAATGCCGTTTGCATCGCTTCACGAAGCGGTTTTGAAAAAACCGGTTTCCATCCCTCCGTGTGAATGTTTTTTTCGTTACGTAAGTTAACGATCTCCACTTTAGGCATCGGAACGCCGTCAATTCGTTTTGTCAGTTCCAACAGCGTATATTTTCCGCTCTGAGCATTATAGTAGGATTCTATGCTCGGCGTGGCCGAACCGAGAATGACAACGGCTTTATTGAGATTTCCGCGAATGACAGCGTTATCACGGGCATGATATTTGGGAACGGAATCGCTTTGTTTGTACGTGTTTTCATGTTCTTCGTCAACGACGATCAGACCCGGATTCTGCATGGGCGCAAATATCGCCGAGCGCGCGCCAATAACGATTTTGTAGTCACCGCTTTGCAGCTTCCGCCAGGAATCAAACCGTTCTCCCATCGACATACGGCTGTGAAGCACTGCCACAAGGTCTCCGAAATGCGCTTTGAAGCGCTGCACGGCCTGGGGCGTCAGTGAAATTTCAGGAACAAGCACGATAGCTGTTTTGCCTAATTCTAATACGCGCTTGATGGATTCAATATAGACTTGCGTTTTCCCGCTGCCGGTAACTCCATGCAGCAAAAAGGTTTTATATTCGCTTTTTTGAATCGCCTCGTCAATAACCGTAACGGCATTTTTTTGTTCGGTATTGAGCGTCAGCTGTTTTGGCTTTTCCGGAATAAAGTCATAAGGATTACGAATTTTTTCCTTTTCAAATATGGTCACTAATTTTTTGGC
The sequence above is drawn from the bacterium genome and encodes:
- a CDS encoding glycosyltransferase family 2 protein, with translation MSNPLDTARVLTRREQPSLDISVIIPLLNEEESLPELTDRIQAAMAGMNRSFEIIYIDDGSTDRSFEVIHKLKSKYDFIKAIQFRKNYGKSAALAEGFKIAMGRYVITMDADLQDDPAEIPNLITKLEEGFDLVSGWKKRRFDPLSKTIPSRFFNFVTRVMTGITLHDFNCGLKGYRSEVVRDVSLYGELHRYIPALAKWEGYQRITEIVVQHHPRKYGYSKFGLSRFVKGFLDLVTVVFLTRYTKRPLHFFGLIGTFFLMMGLGINTYLTVEWFMGSPIGSRPILFLGILLVLVGIQIITTGLIGEMITHHFQKQREFPIREKID
- the smpB gene encoding SsrA-binding protein SmpB gives rise to the protein MPEKKSDIKTIATNRKARHEYEIIDTIEAGIALLGSEVKSLREGKVNMQDSHARIEKGEVILYHVHIPEYKQANLNNHPEYRPKKLLLHRAQIRKLQRQVEEKGMTLVPLSLYFNEKNIVKVQLAVARGKRLYDKRESIAKRDADRSLQRELKRK
- a CDS encoding CBS domain-containing protein, producing MKTVSHIISGRELYCIALGSSIYDAIQFMASKNIGAVVIVDNLQTKRLRGIFSERDLMKRVVLEGLDVKTTKIDDVMTKNVAVGNAGEAYDACLETMKKIRSRHLPIVDGEKLIGMVSMRDLMEIKIAEGTEEIKMMNAYIHDMPNSML
- a CDS encoding DUF309 domain-containing protein; amino-acid sequence: MSIDPVLWQKALRQFNEENFFECHETLEVNWLTEKDEEQRNLLQGIIHMAAALLHRRKNNNVGYRRQLEKGLIKLNGVRLNVYDEKLRTNLSEFYKTVATDTFPHFPKINFTASEALR
- a CDS encoding PAS domain S-box protein, encoding MSKRFEEKKEAFELLNKELSDLIPLDQRIQNRKAERKESGDAQTSTTPTPAKGIPKEWLEEQRALHEKYKLIERVYKFYRNIIQNMSSSIICMDMKGAITFVNVNAAKTLDYKIEELLGRNMIDIVAEPEKNGKIIDLMLIENKRFESKEVKLISKSGSVIPIGFSTTPLNEKTEQIGVIITFRDLTEMQLMRKQVERMDRLATMGELATGIAHEVRNPLGGIKAAAQVLEESFEENDRRLELVSRIVREIDRVNNLLMDFFKFAKPVKPARNYFNVETVIDSIYLLIATQLTNKQIIFREEFSDVVPQIYADQHQVEQVLMNIFLNAIQAMPEGGNLTVKTYTTTIGDLPHLHWSDDLFDKKLPFVAIEIADTGCGIPEESLEKIFNPFYTTKNEGMGLGLSICSRLIAENNGNIHVDSEVGAGSKFIVMLPTR
- the priA gene encoding primosomal protein N' — its product is MTESHLFAEIVFPIPLNKNFTYEIPENLRELIQEGSRVIAPLGNKKTTGYVIRLLKTSDVTNCLSIYDILDLWPVFSSELLSLAQWIAEYYMTPVGQVLDSMLPPGMDRRSEKIFTLTASIGEYEIQTLKKTKPVQSRILKALFVYKKLSLKALIKKVGTNNLAKNIDELKKLQIISEQDVLSDSDINVRFEKYVRFSPALTDEPERIDAAMESLEKRSPKQAELLAYLKNWTEERISSEEETEIRQSDLLQVNNAPLSALKGLSAKKLVTIFEKEKIRNPYDFIPEKPKQLTLNTEQKNAVTVIDEAIQKSEYKTFLLHGVTGSGKTQVYIESIKRVLELGKTAIVLVPEISLTPQAVQRFKAHFGDLVAVLHSRMSMGERFDSWRKLQSGDYKIVIGARSAIFAPMQNPGLIVVDEEHENTYKQSDSVPKYHARDNAVIRGNLNKAVVILGSATPSIESYYNAQSGKYTLLELTKRIDGVPMPKVEIVNLRNEKNIHTEGWKPVFSKPLREAMQTALRYKQQIILFQNRRGYANYVECYDCGFIGECPHCSITLTFHSHQFRLRCHYCGHTIPAYRECPTCGNAYILNHGIGTQKVEEQLKDMFGPDSVVRMDLDTTRTKGAHGKILEKFQSGEAPILLGTQMVAKGLDFENVTVVGVISADTSLLLPDFRSSERTFQLLTQVAGRAGRKDKLGKVFIQTYNSERSAIVFAQNHDYASFYKEEIDFRRELMYPPFSRLVLIQFKSQDEKKVVEHAGHFCDILRDEIGRRSWVKNQFDLMGPVSAPIAKIRNHYRWQILIKVSKSFDKSGVHTRRLISETLSRHDAQYRDAKVQIGIEMDPYSLL